In one window of Lynx canadensis isolate LIC74 chromosome A3, mLynCan4.pri.v2, whole genome shotgun sequence DNA:
- the LPIN3 gene encoding phosphatidate phosphatase LPIN3 isoform X2, with product MNYVGQLAETVFGTVKEIYRGLNPATLSGGIDVLVVKQVDGSFRCSPFHVRFGKLGVLRSREKVVDIEINGEPVDLHMKLGDSGEAFFVQELESDDEHVPPRLCTSPIPCGDLSGFPSDSQLSTDSEPEAITEGVASTGRKKRRRRRKPRRKEDTVAANSSSEELETGAESELSLLEKPRLEPPGSVESEGESSPQAKDFYPYSDGEWCPQASLLPGVLMTSPKSDSELELRTPEPSPLRAESHIQWAWGRLPKVAKAEWPECSKIADGGVRAAPPLQGEPGTPSAPVAGVDPSGPLILQTGAGADLPPTDTEPPALVGPPLPTPERKKTKTQSRRDPGLPPPSKSWSWAALEGPLPTRQPEGVSSRKGSVKRSQHLGPSDIYLDDLPSLDSENAALYFPQSDCGLGPRRWSEPNSQKPLGDPNPEQEPEPTLDMIVLSLCGGLADSRDISREKFNQHIVSYEDLVQNPGLLEHPNLVVKINEKHYNWAVAAPMILSLQAFQKNLPKSTVDKLEKEKMPRKGGRWWFSWRRRDFPAEECSAQAEKSTAQEQQGAKTDVPSSEDDAPESPVILEVPSLPPSPPAYPPTYRKSLRLSSSQIRRLNLQEGANDVVFSVTTQYQGTCRCRATIYLWKWDDKVVISDIDGTITKSDALGHILPQLGKDWTHQGITSLYHKIHLNGYKFLYCSARAIGMAGLTKGYLQWVSERGCGLPEGPLLLSPSSLFSALHREVIEKKPEVFKIACLSDIQQLFLPHGQPFYAAFGNRPNDVIAYRQVGLPTSRIFTVNPRGELIQELMKNHKSTYERLGEVVELLFPPVARGPSTDLAHPEYSNFCYWREPLVAVDFDALA from the exons ATGAACTACGTGGGGCAGCTGGCAGAGACGGTGTTTGGGACAGTGAAGGAGATATACCGGGGCCTGAACCCGGCCACACTGAGTGGTGGCATCGATGTGCTGGTGGTGAAGCAGGTGGACGGCTCCTTCCGATGTTCACCCTTCCACGTGCGTTTCGGCAAGCTGGGTGTCCTGCGGTCGCGAGAGAAGGTG GTAGACATTGAGATCAACGGGGAGCCCGTGGACTTGCACATGAAGCTGGGAGACAGCGGGGAGGCCTTCTTTGTCCAGGAGCTGGAGAGCGATGAT GAACACGTGCCTCCCCGCCTATGCACATCACCCATCCCTTGTGGGGACCTGTCTGGGTTCCCCTCAGACTCCCAGCTGAGCACAGACAGTGAGCCTGAAGCCATCACTGAGGGGGTGGCCTCCACGGGGCGGAAGAAGAGGCGTCGCAGGAGGAAACCCAGGCGGAAGGAGGACACGGTGGCAGCCAATTCCAGTTCTGAGGAGCTGGAGACAGGCGCTGAGAGTGAACTGTCTCTACTGGAAAAGCCAAGGCTGGAGCCCCCAGG CAGTGTCGAATCCGAAGGGGAGTCCTCACCGCAAGCCAAAGACTTCTACCCCTACTCTGATGGCGAGTGGTGCCCCCAGGCCAG CCTCTTGCCGGGTGTGCTAATGACATCCCCAAAGAGCGACTCAGAGCTGGAGCTGCGGACCCCCGAGCCCAGCCCCCTGCGAGCTGAGTCCCACATACAGTGGGCCTGGGGGAGGCTGCCCAAG GTGGCCAAAGCAGAATGGCCCGAGTGCTCGAAGATCGCTGATGGTGGTGTCAGGGCAGCTCCACCTCTTCAGGGAGAGCCCGGCACCCCCTCTGCTCCTGTGGCTGGTGTGGACCCTTCGGGGCCCCTAATCCTGCAGACAGGGGCTGGTGCTGACCTTCCTCCTACTGACACGGAGCCTCCTGCTCTGGTgggtccccctctccccacccctgagagaaagaaaaccaagactcagagccGAAGGGAtccaggcctccctcctccctcgaAATCATGGAGCTGGGCCGCCCTGGAGGGCCCACTTCCCACCAGGCAGCCTGAGGGGGTCTCTAGCAGGAAAG GCTCCGTGAAGAGAAGCCAGCACCTGGGCCCCAGTGACATCTATCTGGACGACTTGCCCTCTCTGGATTCTGAGAATGCAGCCCTTTACTTCCCCCAGAG TGACTGTGGACTGGGGCCCAGAAGGTGGAGTGAACCCAACAGCCAGAAGCCTCTGGGGGACCCCAACCCTGAACAGGAGCCAGAACCCACTTTGGACATGATAGTGCTTTCCCTCTGTGGTGGACTAGCTGACAGCCGGGACATCTCCCGGG AGAAATTCAACCAGCACATAGTCTCCTACGAGGACCTCGTCCAAAACCCTGGCCTCCTTGAGCACCCGAACCTGGTGGTGAAAATCAATGAGAA aCATTATAACTGGGCTGTTGCTGCCCCCATGATCCTCTCCCTGCAAGCCTTCCAgaagaacttgcccaag AGCACTGTGGACAAACTGGAGAAGGAGAAGATGCCCCGGAAAGGTGGACGGTGGTGGTTTTCCTGGCGACGCAGGGACTTCCCGGCTGAGGAG TGCAGTGCCCAGGCAGAGAAAAGCACAGCCCAGGAGCAGCAGGG GGCGAAGACTGATGTGCCGAGTAGTGAGGATGACGCCCCAGAGAGCCCTGTGATCCTCGaggtcccctccctgccaccctcgCCTCCAGCCTACCCTCCTACCTACAGGAAGTCCCTCCGCCTCTCCTCCAGCCAGATC CGGCGCCTGAACCTGCAAGAAGGTGCCAATGATGTGGTCTTCAGTGTGACCACCCAGTACCAGGGCACCTGCCGCTGCAGGGCCACCATCTACTTGTGGAAATGGGACGACAAGGTGGTCATCTCGGACATCGACGGGACCATTACCAA GTCGGATGCTCTGGGTCACATTCTGCCCCAGCTAGGGAAAGACTGGACACACCAGGGCATCACCAGTCTCTACCACAAAATCCACCT aaatGGGTACAAGTTCCTGTACTGCTCGGCACGGGCTATCGGCATGGCGGGCCTCACCAAGGGCTACCTGCAGTGGGTGAGCGAGCGGGGCTGCGGCCTCCCTGAGGGCCCCCTCCTGCTGTCTCCCAGCAGCCTCTTCTCCGCCCTCCACAG GGAGGTGATTGAGAAGAAACCAGAGGTGTTCAAAATCGCCTGCCTGAGTGATATCCAGCAGCTGTTCCTGCCCCACGGACAGCCCTTCTATGCTGCCTTTGGGAACAGGCCCAAC GATGTCATCGCCTACCGGCAGGTGGGCCTACCTACATCTCGAATCTTCACAGTCAACCCCCGGGGAGAGCTCATCCAGGAGCTCATGAAGAACCACAAATCCAC GTACGAACGGCTCGGCGAGGTGGTCGAGCTCCTCTTCCCGCCCGTGGCCCGTGGCCCCAGCACAGACCTGGCCCACCCTGAATACAGCAACTTCTGCTACTGGCGGGAGCCCCTGGTTGCTGTGGACTTTGATGCCCTGGCCTGA
- the LPIN3 gene encoding phosphatidate phosphatase LPIN3 isoform X1 gives MNYVGQLAETVFGTVKEIYRGLNPATLSGGIDVLVVKQVDGSFRCSPFHVRFGKLGVLRSREKVVDIEINGEPVDLHMKLGDSGEAFFVQELESDDEHVPPRLCTSPIPCGDLSGFPSDSQLSTDSEPEAITEGVASTGRKKRRRRRKPRRKEDTVAANSSSEELETGAESELSLLEKPRLEPPGVESEGESSPQAKDFYPYSDGEWCPQASLLPGVLMTSPKSDSELELRTPEPSPLRAESHIQWAWGRLPKVAKAEWPECSKIADGGVRAAPPLQGEPGTPSAPVAGVDPSGPLILQTGAGADLPPTDTEPPALVGPPLPTPERKKTKTQSRRDPGLPPPSKSWSWAALEGPLPTRQPEGVSSRKGSVKRSQHLGPSDIYLDDLPSLDSENAALYFPQSDCGLGPRRWSEPNSQKPLGDPNPEQEPEPTLDMIVLSLCGGLADSRDISREKFNQHIVSYEDLVQNPGLLEHPNLVVKINEKHYNWAVAAPMILSLQAFQKNLPKSTVDKLEKEKMPRKGGRWWFSWRRRDFPAEECSAQAEKSTAQEQQGAKTDVPSSEDDAPESPVILEVPSLPPSPPAYPPTYRKSLRLSSSQIRRLNLQEGANDVVFSVTTQYQGTCRCRATIYLWKWDDKVVISDIDGTITKSDALGHILPQLGKDWTHQGITSLYHKIHLNGYKFLYCSARAIGMAGLTKGYLQWVSERGCGLPEGPLLLSPSSLFSALHREVIEKKPEVFKIACLSDIQQLFLPHGQPFYAAFGNRPNDVIAYRQVGLPTSRIFTVNPRGELIQELMKNHKSTYERLGEVVELLFPPVARGPSTDLAHPEYSNFCYWREPLVAVDFDALA, from the exons ATGAACTACGTGGGGCAGCTGGCAGAGACGGTGTTTGGGACAGTGAAGGAGATATACCGGGGCCTGAACCCGGCCACACTGAGTGGTGGCATCGATGTGCTGGTGGTGAAGCAGGTGGACGGCTCCTTCCGATGTTCACCCTTCCACGTGCGTTTCGGCAAGCTGGGTGTCCTGCGGTCGCGAGAGAAGGTG GTAGACATTGAGATCAACGGGGAGCCCGTGGACTTGCACATGAAGCTGGGAGACAGCGGGGAGGCCTTCTTTGTCCAGGAGCTGGAGAGCGATGAT GAACACGTGCCTCCCCGCCTATGCACATCACCCATCCCTTGTGGGGACCTGTCTGGGTTCCCCTCAGACTCCCAGCTGAGCACAGACAGTGAGCCTGAAGCCATCACTGAGGGGGTGGCCTCCACGGGGCGGAAGAAGAGGCGTCGCAGGAGGAAACCCAGGCGGAAGGAGGACACGGTGGCAGCCAATTCCAGTTCTGAGGAGCTGGAGACAGGCGCTGAGAGTGAACTGTCTCTACTGGAAAAGCCAAGGCTGGAGCCCCCAGG TGTCGAATCCGAAGGGGAGTCCTCACCGCAAGCCAAAGACTTCTACCCCTACTCTGATGGCGAGTGGTGCCCCCAGGCCAG CCTCTTGCCGGGTGTGCTAATGACATCCCCAAAGAGCGACTCAGAGCTGGAGCTGCGGACCCCCGAGCCCAGCCCCCTGCGAGCTGAGTCCCACATACAGTGGGCCTGGGGGAGGCTGCCCAAG GTGGCCAAAGCAGAATGGCCCGAGTGCTCGAAGATCGCTGATGGTGGTGTCAGGGCAGCTCCACCTCTTCAGGGAGAGCCCGGCACCCCCTCTGCTCCTGTGGCTGGTGTGGACCCTTCGGGGCCCCTAATCCTGCAGACAGGGGCTGGTGCTGACCTTCCTCCTACTGACACGGAGCCTCCTGCTCTGGTgggtccccctctccccacccctgagagaaagaaaaccaagactcagagccGAAGGGAtccaggcctccctcctccctcgaAATCATGGAGCTGGGCCGCCCTGGAGGGCCCACTTCCCACCAGGCAGCCTGAGGGGGTCTCTAGCAGGAAAG GCTCCGTGAAGAGAAGCCAGCACCTGGGCCCCAGTGACATCTATCTGGACGACTTGCCCTCTCTGGATTCTGAGAATGCAGCCCTTTACTTCCCCCAGAG TGACTGTGGACTGGGGCCCAGAAGGTGGAGTGAACCCAACAGCCAGAAGCCTCTGGGGGACCCCAACCCTGAACAGGAGCCAGAACCCACTTTGGACATGATAGTGCTTTCCCTCTGTGGTGGACTAGCTGACAGCCGGGACATCTCCCGGG AGAAATTCAACCAGCACATAGTCTCCTACGAGGACCTCGTCCAAAACCCTGGCCTCCTTGAGCACCCGAACCTGGTGGTGAAAATCAATGAGAA aCATTATAACTGGGCTGTTGCTGCCCCCATGATCCTCTCCCTGCAAGCCTTCCAgaagaacttgcccaag AGCACTGTGGACAAACTGGAGAAGGAGAAGATGCCCCGGAAAGGTGGACGGTGGTGGTTTTCCTGGCGACGCAGGGACTTCCCGGCTGAGGAG TGCAGTGCCCAGGCAGAGAAAAGCACAGCCCAGGAGCAGCAGGG GGCGAAGACTGATGTGCCGAGTAGTGAGGATGACGCCCCAGAGAGCCCTGTGATCCTCGaggtcccctccctgccaccctcgCCTCCAGCCTACCCTCCTACCTACAGGAAGTCCCTCCGCCTCTCCTCCAGCCAGATC CGGCGCCTGAACCTGCAAGAAGGTGCCAATGATGTGGTCTTCAGTGTGACCACCCAGTACCAGGGCACCTGCCGCTGCAGGGCCACCATCTACTTGTGGAAATGGGACGACAAGGTGGTCATCTCGGACATCGACGGGACCATTACCAA GTCGGATGCTCTGGGTCACATTCTGCCCCAGCTAGGGAAAGACTGGACACACCAGGGCATCACCAGTCTCTACCACAAAATCCACCT aaatGGGTACAAGTTCCTGTACTGCTCGGCACGGGCTATCGGCATGGCGGGCCTCACCAAGGGCTACCTGCAGTGGGTGAGCGAGCGGGGCTGCGGCCTCCCTGAGGGCCCCCTCCTGCTGTCTCCCAGCAGCCTCTTCTCCGCCCTCCACAG GGAGGTGATTGAGAAGAAACCAGAGGTGTTCAAAATCGCCTGCCTGAGTGATATCCAGCAGCTGTTCCTGCCCCACGGACAGCCCTTCTATGCTGCCTTTGGGAACAGGCCCAAC GATGTCATCGCCTACCGGCAGGTGGGCCTACCTACATCTCGAATCTTCACAGTCAACCCCCGGGGAGAGCTCATCCAGGAGCTCATGAAGAACCACAAATCCAC GTACGAACGGCTCGGCGAGGTGGTCGAGCTCCTCTTCCCGCCCGTGGCCCGTGGCCCCAGCACAGACCTGGCCCACCCTGAATACAGCAACTTCTGCTACTGGCGGGAGCCCCTGGTTGCTGTGGACTTTGATGCCCTGGCCTGA